In Bacteroidota bacterium, a single genomic region encodes these proteins:
- a CDS encoding sigma-70 family RNA polymerase sigma factor, with protein sequence MRQLKITKSITNRESASLDKYLQEIGREELISAEEEVILAKKIRDGDQNALEKLTKANLRFVVSVAKQYQNQGLSLPDLINEGNLGLIKAAKRFDETRGFKFISYAVWWIRQSILQALAEQARIVRLPLNQVGSLNKINKAFSKLEQEFERAPSAEELSAILELPEDKVADTMRVSGRHVSMDAPFVQGEENTLLDVLINSDSPRADTALISESLQREIERSLSTLTDRERDVIKLFYGIGFSHEFTLEEIGDKFDLTRERVRQIKEKAIKRLKHSSRSKHLKTYLG encoded by the coding sequence ATGAGACAGCTCAAAATCACCAAATCCATTACCAATCGTGAAAGTGCCTCGTTAGACAAGTACCTTCAAGAAATTGGTCGAGAAGAATTAATCAGTGCTGAAGAGGAAGTGATATTGGCAAAAAAAATCCGAGATGGCGACCAAAATGCACTCGAAAAATTAACCAAAGCCAATTTACGTTTCGTTGTTTCCGTAGCAAAACAATATCAAAATCAAGGTTTGAGTTTGCCCGATTTAATAAATGAAGGAAACTTAGGTTTGATTAAAGCAGCAAAAAGATTTGATGAAACCCGTGGATTTAAATTTATTTCCTATGCTGTGTGGTGGATTCGTCAATCTATTTTACAAGCCTTGGCTGAACAAGCGCGTATCGTGCGTTTACCTTTAAATCAGGTTGGGTCTTTAAACAAAATCAACAAAGCTTTCTCAAAATTAGAACAAGAGTTCGAACGTGCTCCATCAGCCGAAGAACTTTCAGCAATTTTGGAATTGCCCGAAGATAAAGTTGCTGATACCATGCGTGTATCTGGCCGACATGTGAGCATGGATGCTCCTTTTGTGCAGGGTGAAGAAAATACTTTATTGGATGTCTTGATTAACAGCGACTCTCCAAGAGCAGATACAGCATTAATCTCTGAATCGCTTCAACGTGAAATTGAACGATCTTTATCTACTTTAACCGACAGAGAGCGAGATGTTATTAAATTATTTTACGGAATCGGCTTTAGCCATGAATTTACGCTCGAAGAAATTGGAGATAAATTTGACTTAACACGTGAACGCGTGCGTCAGATTAAAGAAAAAGCAATTAAACGTTTAAAGCATTCATCAAGAAGCAAGCATTTAAAAACATACTTGGGATAG
- a CDS encoding T9SS type A sorting domain-containing protein, producing the protein MKKIKLHLVVLLILLISAISFKTQAQAFYYTAVNSSNVAGTYTDLGSNGTVITTPDYDESLSNPENIGFNFSFNGNIFTQFILSTNGFIKLGAIAPSGSLPGTAGPQDCGGSALQSADPLDINIISPFNIDLDSAKNAGGTVITEYRVFTTGAPGAQTCTIQWKNVNEYNLGGGFIQQAKNFSFQVILYEGSNKIEFVYGTMKSGTSTQFHTAGCGIKAASNATAQILLAKKGSATAWASSTFSNLWTGAPPTYQCLSFRQAIPPVSGKTFRFLSAAPNDLSITNIYTLGSLASGYSDPHVLSVRIQNVGLNAMAASTVTLDVSGSNLFNNVQVVPALIAGASTVVNFPAYSSPVQGTNNILVTIPADDVSGNNTSSMTQAVTANLTSYKYNAPFTGGVGFTAPSEGVFVAQFQSGNKYGNSDTLNEVKVDFQAAAASRIIRLAIYADSVGLPGTPSRTALYMSAPITVTAAAQQSTITIPNIVVPTIYYAGLLQTAASTVNMAFSYQAETPIRSTSFFFSLAVPVASWINFAPNNAFRIAVEVRYNIPLPPSCVINHSPVDLEPSLCYKSLLSWAANGGAPTGYDVYLSTVQADVDNSVIGAKVSSNQPGLTFDPTGLVTGNTTYYWKVVAKNTAGDASGCATLSFTTAPSPSLPFTESFTSITFPPTCWDATSIVAIDRAPESAYGVGSGSTIFDFYNNGPGNFDFTTPSFGNTPAGHVLSFDYAYATFQTEVDQLELFYSTDDGTNFTSLVLLNGGLNGILNTGGANTNAFIPTASQWAKYQIVLPTGTNKIRFRGISVFGNNLYIDNVSVDVPPPAPSCAINLLPADLATNQFRDVTLTWAFGPGAVPSGYDVYLDQNISPTTLVSANQAGSSYTASGLLANAQYYWKIVPKNISGDAIGCTIQSFTTGQLYNYCTPTHSVICGVGSITNVKLRYTLDNTTTCSAPGYQSYPASGATTTSLPRGQNHFVSVTTSSSAIVSVWIDFDQNGIFDTYEWTQVTTASTANVANVATVNFPLTAALGQTKMRIRSRGALNPNSNLDACTSFGSGESEDYIITILPEAVVAPACAATISAGNIACVTQTTLNWTDGGGFPEGYHVSLATDIGMNNLILFQADAGNALSYTLPALQPNTPYYYQVAGYVGLLENLACAVGTFTSGPSQAVTPAVATNILPAVNWNFGAEGVTPPALNCGITVENYDQLGTSNWYTSSIAPRSGSNHMRIDKNPDNTNALDDYFFTVPINVTAGKVYRITWWDRASSASFTENYEVRMASLPDGSTMSGSAPDLFSTNSTTYAQKQATDYLVPINGSGTVYFGFHAISGAAKGSIYIDDIVVSEVPVPQLNPIYCTTIPSMYDQIFVTPIPGATNYRFKIVGTGGQAGYNFEHYRNNSNPDYRLKWAPGVIYGYTYNVQVASFKNGVWSPYGPSCPVSLGAFPQIKLRNNPATIAGPCDYVITDLNDRILTDSLSGANDYMYRIVEDVPGGAYDYDHTWQRYSGNLDFRLLWAFQSSPLIDRVRFGYSYDVQTRALVGKTGVTYGNRPGEWGTYGSTCKVDLTAASPTTTLTNCNISLTSLNDQFFIGGVTGAINYEYEFSAPGFTTATVYRGNGNLDFRMVWLAGVKYATTFSVRVRAYVGGVWLNYGTPCTVITPAAPSTSVLGICGTTLSPGQFSSTIFCTAVPGASLYSYRITNVGGVPYSKVVYNYNSNNSFSLSRTLVCCGYQNMLPNATYTIEVAYYAGEWSAYGPVCTFTTGATVPRYSPFASEGVEAVEGALNLSVYPNPATVNQQFALELQGITAANEKVQVRIFNMIGDKVYSAEVITKEEAILTIKPEMQLAAGVYMAEAQLNGNVYRVKFVVK; encoded by the coding sequence ATGAAAAAAATCAAATTACATTTAGTTGTATTACTTATTCTGCTGATATCAGCAATAAGTTTTAAAACCCAAGCTCAGGCGTTTTATTATACAGCAGTGAATTCATCGAATGTTGCTGGAACCTATACAGACCTTGGCTCAAATGGAACTGTTATTACCACTCCAGATTACGATGAATCATTATCTAATCCTGAAAACATTGGATTTAACTTTAGCTTTAATGGAAATATTTTTACTCAATTTATTTTGAGTACAAATGGATTTATTAAACTAGGCGCCATAGCTCCTTCTGGATCATTACCAGGAACTGCAGGACCTCAAGACTGTGGGGGAAGCGCACTACAAAGTGCCGACCCATTAGATATTAATATTATTTCACCGTTCAATATCGATTTAGATAGTGCTAAAAATGCCGGCGGTACAGTCATTACTGAGTATCGTGTATTTACAACAGGGGCTCCGGGAGCTCAAACCTGTACCATTCAATGGAAAAATGTAAATGAATATAATTTAGGTGGCGGATTCATACAACAAGCCAAGAACTTTAGTTTTCAAGTAATCTTATATGAAGGAAGTAATAAAATTGAATTTGTTTATGGTACAATGAAATCCGGAACCAGCACGCAATTCCATACTGCAGGCTGTGGAATTAAAGCAGCTAGCAATGCTACTGCTCAAATATTGCTGGCAAAAAAAGGTTCTGCCACTGCGTGGGCCTCTTCTACTTTTTCCAATTTATGGACTGGCGCACCTCCCACTTATCAATGCTTGAGCTTTAGACAAGCTATTCCGCCTGTATCTGGAAAAACTTTCAGATTTTTATCTGCAGCGCCGAACGATTTATCCATTACTAATATTTACACCTTAGGTAGTCTTGCATCTGGATATTCTGACCCACACGTGCTTTCAGTTCGCATTCAAAATGTAGGCTTAAATGCCATGGCTGCATCAACAGTCACATTGGATGTTTCTGGCTCGAATTTATTTAACAATGTTCAAGTAGTTCCAGCTTTGATTGCAGGCGCATCTACTGTTGTTAATTTTCCTGCTTATTCATCTCCTGTGCAAGGCACAAACAACATATTGGTGACTATACCGGCCGATGACGTTTCAGGCAATAATACATCTTCCATGACGCAAGCCGTTACAGCAAACTTAACTTCTTACAAATACAATGCACCATTTACCGGTGGGGTTGGATTTACAGCACCATCTGAAGGCGTATTTGTTGCCCAATTTCAATCTGGTAATAAATATGGTAACTCAGATACATTGAATGAAGTTAAAGTTGATTTTCAAGCTGCAGCTGCAAGTAGAATAATTCGATTAGCAATTTATGCAGATAGTGTTGGATTGCCCGGAACTCCATCTCGAACAGCTCTTTATATGTCGGCACCTATAACTGTTACCGCGGCTGCTCAGCAATCTACCATTACAATTCCAAATATTGTTGTTCCAACTATATACTATGCAGGATTATTGCAAACAGCTGCAAGTACAGTAAATATGGCTTTCTCCTATCAAGCGGAAACTCCAATAAGAAGCACAAGCTTCTTCTTTTCACTTGCTGTACCTGTCGCTTCTTGGATTAATTTTGCTCCCAATAATGCGTTTAGAATAGCAGTTGAAGTAAGGTATAATATTCCATTGCCACCATCTTGTGTTATTAACCATAGCCCTGTAGATTTAGAGCCTTCATTATGTTATAAGAGTCTATTAAGTTGGGCTGCTAATGGTGGTGCTCCAACTGGGTATGATGTTTATTTAAGTACAGTTCAAGCTGATGTTGACAATTCGGTTATTGGAGCAAAAGTATCCAGTAATCAACCGGGATTGACTTTTGATCCAACTGGGCTTGTCACTGGTAATACTACTTATTACTGGAAAGTGGTTGCCAAAAATACTGCTGGTGATGCATCGGGTTGTGCAACGTTATCGTTTACAACTGCACCTTCACCATCCTTACCATTTACTGAGAGTTTTACAAGTATTACATTTCCTCCAACATGTTGGGATGCTACAAGTATAGTAGCTATTGATAGAGCTCCAGAAAGTGCATATGGTGTGGGATCTGGTTCTACAATATTTGATTTTTATAATAACGGGCCAGGGAATTTCGACTTTACAACACCTAGTTTTGGAAACACACCTGCCGGACATGTACTTTCATTTGATTATGCCTATGCAACTTTTCAGACAGAAGTAGATCAATTAGAGTTATTTTATTCAACTGATGATGGGACAAATTTTACGTCCTTAGTATTATTAAATGGTGGACTTAACGGTATATTAAATACTGGCGGAGCAAATACAAATGCTTTTATTCCCACAGCATCCCAATGGGCAAAATATCAAATTGTATTGCCAACAGGAACCAACAAAATTCGATTCCGTGGAATATCAGTTTTTGGTAACAATTTGTATATCGATAATGTTAGTGTGGATGTACCCCCTCCAGCGCCTTCTTGTGCCATTAATCTATTACCGGCTGATTTGGCAACAAATCAATTCCGAGATGTAACCCTTACTTGGGCATTTGGTCCGGGCGCTGTTCCATCCGGATACGATGTTTATTTGGATCAGAATATTTCACCTACTACATTGGTTTCAGCTAACCAAGCAGGATCAAGTTATACTGCATCTGGTTTACTTGCCAATGCTCAATACTATTGGAAAATTGTTCCTAAAAATATTTCTGGTGATGCAATTGGATGTACAATTCAATCCTTTACTACCGGGCAACTCTATAACTATTGTACCCCAACACATTCGGTTATATGTGGTGTAGGAAGTATAACCAACGTTAAGCTGCGTTATACCTTAGACAACACAACTACTTGTAGTGCTCCAGGATATCAATCATATCCTGCTAGTGGCGCAACAACAACCAGTTTGCCTAGAGGTCAAAATCATTTTGTTTCCGTAACAACTAGCAGTAGTGCTATAGTATCGGTTTGGATTGATTTCGATCAAAATGGAATATTTGACACCTACGAATGGACTCAAGTAACAACTGCATCAACAGCAAATGTGGCCAATGTTGCTACTGTTAATTTTCCTTTAACTGCTGCACTTGGTCAAACAAAAATGAGAATTCGTTCAAGAGGTGCATTAAATCCTAATTCAAATTTGGATGCTTGTACCTCTTTTGGATCAGGCGAATCAGAAGATTACATAATTACTATTTTACCTGAAGCGGTTGTTGCTCCAGCTTGCGCTGCTACAATTTCAGCAGGAAATATTGCTTGTGTAACACAAACTACTTTAAATTGGACAGATGGTGGTGGTTTCCCTGAAGGGTATCATGTAAGCCTTGCAACGGATATTGGCATGAATAACCTGATTTTGTTTCAGGCCGACGCAGGCAATGCATTATCATATACGCTACCTGCACTACAACCAAATACTCCGTATTATTATCAAGTTGCTGGTTATGTGGGATTATTGGAGAACCTTGCTTGTGCAGTTGGTACTTTTACCTCTGGACCTTCTCAAGCCGTAACACCTGCTGTTGCAACAAATATTTTACCGGCAGTTAACTGGAATTTTGGTGCTGAAGGTGTTACTCCTCCTGCCTTAAATTGTGGAATAACTGTTGAGAACTATGACCAATTAGGAACCAGTAATTGGTACACTTCTTCTATTGCACCTCGCAGCGGGTCTAACCACATGCGAATCGACAAAAATCCAGATAATACTAATGCTTTGGATGATTATTTCTTTACTGTTCCAATTAATGTTACTGCAGGTAAAGTATACCGCATCACTTGGTGGGATAGAGCATCCTCAGCTAGTTTTACTGAAAACTACGAGGTACGTATGGCTAGTTTACCAGATGGTTCTACCATGTCGGGATCAGCTCCTGATTTGTTCTCCACAAACAGCACTACTTATGCTCAAAAGCAAGCAACCGATTATTTAGTTCCAATTAATGGTTCCGGAACCGTTTATTTTGGATTCCATGCTATAAGTGGAGCCGCTAAAGGAAGCATTTATATTGATGACATCGTGGTGAGTGAAGTACCAGTACCACAACTTAATCCGATTTATTGTACTACCATTCCTAGCATGTACGATCAAATTTTTGTTACCCCAATACCGGGAGCAACTAACTATCGTTTCAAAATAGTGGGTACTGGTGGTCAAGCCGGATACAACTTCGAACACTATCGTAATAATTCAAATCCTGATTACCGCTTAAAATGGGCTCCGGGTGTGATTTATGGATACACTTATAATGTGCAAGTGGCTTCCTTTAAAAACGGCGTGTGGAGCCCTTATGGCCCATCTTGTCCGGTTTCACTTGGTGCATTCCCACAAATTAAATTACGTAACAATCCTGCAACAATTGCCGGTCCTTGCGACTATGTTATCACTGACCTTAATGATCGCATCCTAACGGATTCCTTATCGGGTGCCAATGATTATATGTATCGCATTGTAGAAGATGTACCGGGTGGTGCATACGATTATGACCATACATGGCAACGTTATAGTGGTAATTTAGATTTCCGTTTATTATGGGCATTCCAATCTTCTCCGCTTATCGACCGTGTACGCTTTGGATACAGCTACGATGTACAAACACGTGCTTTAGTTGGAAAAACAGGCGTTACTTATGGAAATCGTCCGGGTGAATGGGGAACTTATGGAAGTACTTGTAAAGTTGATTTAACAGCTGCATCTCCAACTACCACTTTGACCAACTGTAACATTTCTTTAACTTCACTCAACGATCAATTTTTCATTGGCGGAGTTACCGGTGCTATCAATTATGAATATGAATTTAGTGCTCCTGGATTTACTACAGCTACTGTTTATCGTGGCAACGGAAATCTTGATTTCAGAATGGTTTGGCTTGCAGGTGTAAAATATGCAACTACTTTTTCAGTGCGTGTAAGAGCGTATGTGGGTGGAGTTTGGCTAAATTATGGTACTCCTTGTACTGTAATCACACCGGCTGCTCCATCAACCTCAGTGCTTGGCATCTGTGGAACTACGCTTAGTCCTGGGCAATTTAGCAGCACCATTTTCTGCACCGCAGTACCGGGAGCAAGTTTGTATTCTTACCGCATTACAAATGTAGGTGGAGTGCCTTACTCAAAAGTAGTATACAACTATAACTCAAACAACTCGTTCAGCTTATCACGTACTTTAGTGTGCTGTGGATATCAAAACATGTTGCCTAATGCAACTTATACTATCGAAGTAGCATACTATGCAGGAGAGTGGAGTGCTTACGGACCAGTTTGTACCTTTACAACAGGTGCCACTGTGCCACGTTACTCACCATTTGCGAGCGAAGGTGTTGAAGCTGTTGAAGGAGCACTTAATTTAAGTGTATATCCAAATCCTGCAACAGTAAATCAGCAATTTGCCCTCGAGTTACAAGGGATTACAGCTGCTAATGAAAAAGTTCAAGTAAGAATTTTTAACATGATTGGCGACAAAGTTTACAGCGCTGAAGTTATCACCAAAGAAGAAGCTATCTTAACCATTAAACCTGAAATGCAATTAGCAGCAGGAGTTTACATGGCCGAAGCGCAACTCAATGGAAACGTTTACCGCGTGAAATTTGTAGTGAAATAA
- a CDS encoding phage holin family protein encodes MSEEYKNEYEKLWEEWLPRLKNYSNNRIDLVKLSLVEAVAKAAASVTSNLILFFTFFAFFVFASFALALFIGKRMGDYYWGFGIIAGFYLLLFLLTLMLRKNQIEKPILNQTIKKLMEDQENES; translated from the coding sequence ATGTCTGAAGAATATAAAAATGAATACGAAAAATTGTGGGAGGAATGGTTGCCTCGGCTTAAAAACTATTCCAACAATCGAATCGATTTAGTTAAATTATCGCTAGTAGAAGCAGTTGCCAAAGCGGCTGCTTCGGTTACATCCAACCTTATTTTGTTTTTTACCTTTTTTGCATTTTTTGTCTTTGCAAGTTTCGCCTTGGCACTGTTTATTGGCAAAAGAATGGGCGATTACTATTGGGGTTTTGGAATTATTGCCGGATTTTATTTGCTGTTGTTCTTGCTGACACTGATGTTGCGTAAAAATCAAATTGAGAAACCGATTCTGAATCAAACCATCAAAAAATTAATGGAGGACCAGGAAAATGAAAGCTAA
- a CDS encoding CotH kinase family protein — MQNKILFILLALAINVQSQPYFPAKGRVFNDAEVPRIDISIDPDSLIDIYANVYSDHEYPADFLFTDASGSVSVSNVGFRLRGNTSRTAGKKSFKVSFNAFIPGQKFYGVEKMNLNGEHNDPAIVRSKLFWETAVRLRMPYSRANHVEVYINGNYFGLYINVEHNDENFLQSRYLNNSGNFYKCLYPANLAYLGANPNNYKLGGSAARVYDLKTNTSADDYTDLKDFITALHAPNGPNYQNNLEKLFNVNAFLRAYAFDILTGNWDNYGGNNNNYYLYHNPETGKMDYITYDVDNTYGIDWLNKNWGTRSIYSWSLDTANRPLVTKLLAKADYRNRFSFFMKKMLASYASTSAMVALSDSLKDLISTYVINDTYHSADYGYSFNDFLDAYTQPLGGHAPYGIQDFISTRNSNATAQLVLNNVAPIFSETRHNPFAPYAGDSIYIKSWVEDENPIANVYLHYKINTSGMLDSVLMADDSQHRDDALGDGIFGAGISGANLGDTLYYYLSNSDVFAVKGREPRLGFLSIVVAPKPQLFINELMTKNISTLADNFGEYDDWFELYNAGAVADMNRIFVSDDFTRLGKWNVGNSTLAANGFLLCWADEDGSQGANHANFKLSGSGEKIALSEFNGVNYRILDSLSFGLLANDQSVGCYPDGIKPIVVQGPSTPGNSNLIASVYSLLSEQNFKMYPNPADKQLILDTKNLKNKLELTIFNTAGEKVYSTIFIQNPVFTKNQINIDNLIPGVYCLKIVNQDKVNHVTFIKQ; from the coding sequence ATGCAAAACAAAATCCTCTTTATACTTCTTGCACTGGCTATTAATGTGCAATCACAACCTTATTTTCCCGCTAAAGGAAGAGTTTTTAACGATGCAGAAGTGCCGCGCATCGATATCAGTATTGACCCTGATTCGCTTATTGATATTTATGCCAACGTTTACAGTGATCACGAATATCCGGCCGATTTTTTATTTACCGACGCCAGTGGAAGTGTTTCAGTGAGCAACGTAGGTTTTCGCTTGCGCGGAAATACATCCCGCACTGCAGGAAAAAAATCTTTTAAGGTTTCGTTTAATGCATTTATACCCGGACAAAAATTTTATGGGGTAGAAAAAATGAATTTGAATGGCGAGCACAACGACCCGGCAATTGTGCGTTCCAAACTGTTTTGGGAAACAGCTGTTCGCTTGCGCATGCCCTATTCACGTGCAAATCACGTGGAGGTGTATATTAATGGAAACTATTTTGGATTATATATTAATGTAGAGCACAACGATGAAAATTTTTTGCAATCGCGTTATCTCAACAATTCAGGTAATTTTTACAAGTGTTTATATCCCGCCAACTTAGCTTATCTGGGTGCAAACCCGAACAACTATAAGCTTGGAGGAAGTGCTGCCCGCGTGTACGATTTAAAAACAAATACCAGCGCTGATGACTATACCGATTTAAAAGATTTTATCACCGCTTTGCATGCTCCTAATGGTCCTAATTATCAAAATAATTTAGAAAAGTTGTTCAATGTAAATGCTTTTTTACGCGCCTATGCCTTTGATATCTTGACCGGAAATTGGGATAATTACGGTGGAAATAACAATAATTATTACCTCTACCATAATCCCGAAACCGGTAAAATGGACTACATCACTTATGATGTGGATAATACCTATGGAATTGATTGGTTGAATAAAAATTGGGGAACCCGAAGTATTTATTCCTGGTCACTGGATACTGCGAATCGTCCTTTGGTAACAAAATTATTAGCAAAAGCCGATTACCGCAATCGATTTTCTTTTTTTATGAAAAAGATGCTGGCGTCTTATGCGTCCACTTCGGCGATGGTAGCATTGAGTGATAGTTTAAAGGATTTAATTAGCACTTATGTGATTAATGACACCTACCACAGTGCAGATTATGGCTATAGTTTTAATGATTTTCTGGATGCTTACACACAGCCCTTGGGAGGGCATGCGCCATACGGAATTCAGGATTTTATTAGTACGCGAAATTCAAATGCAACTGCTCAATTAGTGTTAAATAATGTGGCCCCGATTTTTAGTGAAACACGTCATAACCCATTTGCACCCTACGCTGGAGATAGTATTTATATAAAATCATGGGTAGAGGATGAAAATCCAATAGCGAATGTGTATTTGCATTATAAAATAAATACTTCCGGTATGCTTGATTCTGTTTTAATGGCGGATGACAGTCAGCATAGGGATGATGCATTAGGCGATGGTATTTTTGGTGCAGGAATTTCGGGAGCAAATTTAGGAGATACTTTGTATTACTATCTTAGCAATAGCGATGTATTTGCTGTTAAGGGAAGAGAACCTCGATTGGGGTTTTTATCAATAGTTGTTGCACCCAAGCCTCAGTTGTTTATCAATGAATTGATGACAAAAAATATAAGCACACTCGCTGATAATTTTGGGGAATACGACGATTGGTTTGAGCTATACAATGCCGGAGCTGTTGCAGATATGAACAGAATTTTTGTATCAGATGATTTTACCCGATTGGGAAAATGGAATGTTGGAAATAGCACACTCGCGGCGAATGGATTTTTACTTTGCTGGGCGGATGAAGATGGAAGTCAGGGAGCCAATCATGCAAATTTTAAGCTTAGCGGTTCAGGCGAAAAAATTGCACTAAGCGAATTCAATGGAGTAAATTACCGTATTTTGGATTCCTTGTCATTTGGGCTTTTGGCGAATGATCAAAGTGTTGGTTGCTATCCCGATGGCATTAAACCTATAGTTGTGCAAGGCCCATCCACACCCGGAAATTCAAACTTAATTGCTTCCGTTTATTCCTTATTAAGTGAACAAAATTTTAAAATGTATCCCAATCCTGCAGATAAACAGCTCATCCTGGATACAAAAAATTTAAAAAATAAATTGGAATTGACTATTTTTAATACCGCAGGTGAAAAGGTATACAGCACAATTTTTATTCAAAATCCTGTATTTACAAAGAACCAAATAAACATCGATAATTTAATACCCGGTGTTTATTGTTTAAAAATTGTGAATCAGGATAAAGTGAATCACGTCACTTTCATTAAGCAATAA
- a CDS encoding T9SS type A sorting domain-containing protein, with amino-acid sequence MKIIFTLLCTLTTLFTSTAQNVLPNPGFENWTQVGTRMDPDNWNTLNPNTSIVGVLTCLKASGADVHSGNAAIKLITKSVFGQNANGLATTGTISIAPPGVSGGVAYTGRPDSIAGWYKYTSVGGDNGFVEFQLLGSASTPDTIGYVRFLTPASTVGTYTRFSLPIVYRSANPVDKSIWILSSSAGFTAQVNSTLFIDDLELITNTGAGVHELNEEVISISPNPAAQNLTISSSKRNLHFVLFDALGNQVIQAELEFGKNKIDLNQLSSGLYFYTALNSDGSIEQRGKLVIAR; translated from the coding sequence ATGAAAATAATCTTTACACTTCTTTGCACACTTACTACCTTATTTACTTCAACAGCGCAAAATGTGCTGCCCAATCCGGGCTTCGAAAATTGGACGCAAGTGGGTACTCGTATGGATCCCGATAATTGGAATACCTTAAATCCCAACACTTCTATAGTTGGTGTACTTACTTGTTTAAAGGCAAGTGGTGCCGATGTGCATTCCGGAAATGCGGCAATAAAATTAATTACGAAATCGGTATTTGGTCAAAATGCAAACGGCTTGGCAACCACCGGAACCATTAGTATTGCTCCTCCAGGGGTTAGCGGAGGGGTGGCTTATACCGGTAGACCGGATAGTATTGCGGGTTGGTATAAATATACTTCGGTGGGTGGTGACAATGGTTTTGTGGAGTTTCAATTGTTGGGATCTGCTTCAACTCCCGATACAATTGGATATGTGCGATTTTTGACTCCAGCATCTACTGTTGGAACCTACACACGATTTTCTTTACCCATCGTTTATCGTTCTGCCAATCCTGTCGATAAATCTATTTGGATTTTATCTTCAAGTGCTGGATTTACAGCACAGGTAAACAGTACACTGTTTATTGATGATTTGGAATTAATTACCAATACCGGTGCCGGAGTGCATGAACTTAACGAAGAGGTGATTAGCATTTCACCTAATCCGGCTGCTCAAAATTTAACGATTTCAAGTTCCAAAAGAAACCTCCATTTTGTATTGTTTGATGCTTTGGGAAATCAGGTAATTCAAGCAGAATTAGAATTTGGAAAGAACAAAATTGATTTGAATCAACTTTCCTCAGGACTTTATTTTTATACCGCTTTAAACTCCGACGGAAGTATTGAACAGCGGGGAAAACTAGTTATTGCACGTTAA